The Manihot esculenta cultivar AM560-2 chromosome 11, M.esculenta_v8, whole genome shotgun sequence genome includes a region encoding these proteins:
- the LOC110625978 gene encoding inorganic pyrophosphatase 1: MAGIVVVFDFDKTIIDVDSDNWVVDELGFTDLFNQLLPTMPWNSLMDRMMKELHSQGKTIEHIVDVLKRTPIHPRVVPAIKSAHALGCELRIVSDANMFFIETILKHLGLRDYFSEINTNPGFVDEEGRLRISPYHDFTQSSHGCCRCPPNMCKGLIIERIQASIAKEGNKKIIYLGDGVGDYCPSLKLTEADYLMPRKNFPVWDLICRNPMLIKAEIHEWTDGEELERVLLQIIGASSMEDSNGKSAQLFSADCKLQTITIGAHEAFPKALAVPQ; the protein is encoded by the exons ATGGCTGGAATTGTAGTTGTTTTTGATTTCGATAAGACCATTATTGATGTTGATAGCGATAACTGGGTCGTTGATGAACTGGGTTTTACAGACTTGTTCAATCAACTTCTCCCTACCATGCCCTGGAACTCTCTCATG GACAGGATGATGAAGGAGCTTCATTCTCAGGGGAAAACCATTGAACACATTGTTGATGTCTTGAAACGTACCCCTATTCATCCTCGAGTTGTCCCTGCTATTAAATCAGCTCATGCTTTAGG GTGTGAGTTGAGGATTGTAAGTGATGCAAATATGTTCTTCATTGAAACTATCTTGAAGCATCTTGGATTGAGGGATTATTTCTCTGAGATTAACACAAACCCAGGATTTGTTGATGAAGAAGGGAGGTTAAGGATCTCTCCTTACCATGATTTTACTCAATCTTCTCATGGTTGCTGCCGCTGCCCACCAAATATGTGCAAG GGTCTCATCATTGAAAGAATCCAGGCTTCCATAGCAAAGGAGGGAAACAAAAAAATCATCTATCTAGGTGATGGTGTTGGTGATTATTGCCCAAGCTTGAAGCTTACAGAGGCAGATTATTTGATGCCAAGGAAGAATTTCCCTGTGTGGGATTTAATTTGCAGAAATCCCATGCTCATCAAAGCAGAAATTCATGAATGGACTGATGGGGAGGAGCTAGAACGTGTATTGCTTCAGATTATTGGTGCAAGTTCTATGGAAGACAGCAATGGAAAATCAGCTCAGTTATTCTCAGCTGACTGCAAGTTGCAGACTATAACAATTGGTGCCCATGAAGCCTTCCCAAAAGCTCTTGCTGTTCCTCAGTAG